The DNA segment TTACCTCGCCGGGGCGACGCTCGCGCTCGCGGTCGGAGTCCCAGGGCTCGCGATCTACTTCGACGGCCTGCTCGGCGGTGAACAGGGACTGCCGGTGTCGTCACCGCGCGCGCCCGACTGGTTCGCCGACGCGCTGTACTTCCTGAGTGCCAACGACATGAGCAGTGCCAAGTACCTCGCCTACCTCGGCTGGGCGACGCTGCTGCTCGTCATGCTGCTGCTGGCGAACCTCATGGCGAGCAGGTTCGGCAGGGTGTGGCGCGCGGTGCGCGACGACGAGGTCGCCGCCGAACTCGCCGGGCTGCGGCTCGGCCGGTTGCGGGTGCTGGCGTTCGTGGTCAGCGCGGCGTGCGCGGGGCTGGCCGGATCGGTGCTGGCGATGGTCGTGCGCCTTGCCGCGCCGAGCGGTTTCACCATCGTGCTTTCGCTGTCCCTGCTCACGGCCGTCGTCGTCGGCGGGCTCGGCAGTCTCGGTGGTGCGCTGCTCGGCAGCGCGCTGCTGGTCTTCCTGCCGCCCGCGGTGACCAACCTCGGCACGAGCGCGGGCCTCACCGGTGTGCAGGCGGCGCAGCTGGCGCCGTTCGTGTACGGCGTCGTGCTGATCGTCGTGATCCTGGTCGCGCCAGGAGGGGTGATGGGCTTGCTCCGGCGACTGTGGCGCGCGGGAACGACCACAAGCTCCGACCAAGGAGGTACGAGATGAGCAAGAGATCAAGGCGTGGCTCCGCGTTCGTCGCCGTGACGGCGATCGCCGCGCTGGTGGTCACCGCGTGCGGCGCGGGCGGAAGGCCAGGCGAAGGAGACGGTGAGGGCGGCGGGGCCTCCGATGTCGGCGTCACCGCCGACACCATCAAGATCGGCGCCCACTTCCCGCTCACCGGCGTCGCGGCTCCCGGCTACAGCGAGATTCCGACGGGGACCAAAGCCTATTTCGACTACGTGAACGCGAACGGCGGCGTGCACGGCAGGAAGATCGAGTACGTATACAAGGACGACGCCTACAACCCGACCAACACCAGCCAGGTCGTCAACGAACTGGTGTTGCAGGAGGAGATCTTCGCGATGGTGGGCGGGCTCGGCACGCCGACGCACAGCGCGGTACTGGACTTTCTCAACAGCTCCGGGGTACCCGACCTTTTCGTGTCGTCGGGTTCGCTGCTGTGGAACCAGCCGGAGAAGAATCCGCAGACCTTCGGCTGGCAGCCGGACTACGAGGTCGAGGGCAAGATCATCGGCCAGTATCTGCGAGATCACCTTTCCGAGGCCAAGATCGGGCTTTTCCTGCAGGACGACGACTTCGGTGACGACGGAGAGAAGGGCGTGCGGGCCTTCGTCGGCGACCGGATCGTCGCGGCCGAACGGTACGCGCCGGGAAACACCGACGTCGGACCGCAGATCGCCGCGTTGCAGGCATCCGGCGCCGACGTCGTCGTCGGGTTCAACGTCCCCTCCTACACGGCGCTGAGCCAGCTCACGTCGATGCGGCTCAACTATGGTCCACAGTGGATCTACTCGAACGTCGGGTCCGATCCGGCGCTCGTCGGCTCGTTGCTGAACCGGTTCTCCGAAGGCAAGGTGACCGACGCGAGCGTGCTGGACGGCGTCATCACCACGGAATACCTTCCCGGCGTCGAGGAGAAGGACAACCCGTGGACCCGGTTGTGGCAACGGGTGTGGGACGAGCACGGCGGGCAGGGGGAGCTGACGAACTACCGGATCTACGGCATGTCCGAGGCATACACCTTCGTGCAGGCGCTGCAGGCGGCCGGTCCGGAACCCACCCGCGCGGGACTCGTCGAGGCTTTGGAGAAGATCGGCCCCGAACTCACCGGCCCCGCGCTGGTGCCCTACAGGTACTCCGCCGACTCGCACGCCGGTCTCTCCGGGGTGAAGGTCGTGCGGATCAAGGGAGCCGGGACCGAGGACCTGAGCCCGGTACTCGTGACCGGCAACGGGGACACCGAGATCACCGAGCACACCGCCGAGCACGCCCCTCCGCCGCCGAACGGGATTCCCGACATGAAGCCGGTCGGCTGAACGGTGCCGGTCCGCCCCTCCAGCGAGTCCCCGTCCGGGACGGCGAGATCCGCATTCGCGCGCCAGTACCGGTCAGGAGCGGACGAGATTGCCGAGCGTCGTCGCCGTGTCGGCCGCCGACCAGTCGTCCGGGATCTTGTCGCCGTCCAGCGACAGTGTGATGGCCACGAACGCGGAGCGCTCCGGCGCGAGCAGTTCGGCGGTGTGCTCGGCGCGGCCGTTGGGGTAGACGTGGTCGCGCACGGCGATCTCCGCGCCGTCGACGTCGTGCGTGCTGACGTCGTCGTCGGTGCGGTCGAGCGCGCTGTCGCGCAGGTCGCTCTCGTTCGCGG comes from the Prauserella marina genome and includes:
- a CDS encoding ABC transporter substrate-binding protein, with product MSKRSRRGSAFVAVTAIAALVVTACGAGGRPGEGDGEGGGASDVGVTADTIKIGAHFPLTGVAAPGYSEIPTGTKAYFDYVNANGGVHGRKIEYVYKDDAYNPTNTSQVVNELVLQEEIFAMVGGLGTPTHSAVLDFLNSSGVPDLFVSSGSLLWNQPEKNPQTFGWQPDYEVEGKIIGQYLRDHLSEAKIGLFLQDDDFGDDGEKGVRAFVGDRIVAAERYAPGNTDVGPQIAALQASGADVVVGFNVPSYTALSQLTSMRLNYGPQWIYSNVGSDPALVGSLLNRFSEGKVTDASVLDGVITTEYLPGVEEKDNPWTRLWQRVWDEHGGQGELTNYRIYGMSEAYTFVQALQAAGPEPTRAGLVEALEKIGPELTGPALVPYRYSADSHAGLSGVKVVRIKGAGTEDLSPVLVTGNGDTEITEHTAEHAPPPPNGIPDMKPVG
- a CDS encoding branched-chain amino acid ABC transporter permease, translating into MGARIITKPVNAVRRFLPSSVLGRNLLAVLVALIAVVLVLELTTPFRNAQLATMSYYAIAAVGLTVLTGLNGQISLGHGALMAVGAYTTALLLGEDAVPFPVAMLAAALVTALAGVLVGAAASRLHGPYLAGATLALAVGVPGLAIYFDGLLGGEQGLPVSSPRAPDWFADALYFLSANDMSSAKYLAYLGWATLLLVMLLLANLMASRFGRVWRAVRDDEVAAELAGLRLGRLRVLAFVVSAACAGLAGSVLAMVVRLAAPSGFTIVLSLSLLTAVVVGGLGSLGGALLGSALLVFLPPAVTNLGTSAGLTGVQAAQLAPFVYGVVLIVVILVAPGGVMGLLRRLWRAGTTTSSDQGGTR